The following nucleotide sequence is from Gordonia humi.
CGGTCGCCGGTCCAGTACATCTGGAAGAGCGTGCGCGGGCAGGCCTCGACGACCTCCTCGACCGGCTTCGACGCGAAGTTCGACAGCCCCATCAGCGTGCCGCGGTTGTTCGCGGCGCGGGCGACGGCGACCTCGCCGTCGGGGTGCACCGCCTGTACGCCGGTCGGGCTGATCAGCACGGGCAGGGACACCTCGTGCCCGAGCACGATGCGCGTCAGGTCGCGGTCGGCGTGGTGGCCCGCGACGTGGGGCAGCAGCCCGATCTCGGCGAAGGCCGTCTGGTTGTCGGCGACCGTCTGGCCGCGCTCCGACCCGGCCACGAGCGCGCCGTACACCGGAGCCGGCAGGCGCTTCTGCGCGCGCCGCTGGGCGACGGCGACCGACTCGAACCAGGGGTTCTGCTTCCAGGGATTCTCGAAGCGGCTCACGGGACGAACCCCGCGAGCGGGCTCTCCGCGCAGTCACTCACCGGAGGACGGGTCATGAGCTGGAGCATCACCGGCTGGTTGCGGGTCGGCGCGGCCTTGGAGTGGTCATGCGACGCGGCCGGGATGGTCCGCGCACCCTGCTCGATCAGCTGGCCGAGCGCTACCTCGCCGTACCCCTGCACGCACTCGGGGTCGGGGCCGTCGAGCGGCAGCCCGGTGAAGAACTTGGCGGCCATGCACCCGCCCCGGCAGGAGTCGTAGTGCGCGCACTTCGTGCAGGCACCGCCGGTCTGCGGCGAGCGCAGGTCGGCGAAGAGCGGGGAGGTCCGCCAGACCTGGCCGAAGCCACCGTCGGTGAGCAGGTTGCCGGCGTGGAACTCCTCGTGGATCGCGAAGGGACACGCGTAGACGTCGCCGATCGGGTCGATCAGGCAGACCACGCGCCCGGCGCCACAGAGGTTGAGGCCGGGCAGCGCCCCGCTCCCATCGGCGGGGCCGAAGGCGGCGAGGTGGAAGAAGGAATCGCCCGTCAGCACCTCCTCCCCCTTCGCCATCAGCCAGTCATAGAGCTCGCGCTGCTGCTCCGGCAGCGGGTGCAGCTCGTCCCAGACATCGGCACCGCGGCCCGACGGACGCAGCCGGGTCAGCCGCAGCGTCGCGCCGTACTCGTCGGCGAGCGCCTGGAACTCCTCGAGCTGGCCGATGTTCTGCCGCGTGCACACGACGCTGATCTTGGCGTCGGCGAAGCCGGCGTCCCTCAGGTTCTGCAGCGCGGTGATCGCGGTGTCGAAGGAGCCCGGGCCGCGCACGTAGTCGTTGACCTCGGCCGTCGCCCCGTCGAGCGAGATCTGCACGTCGACGTACCCCCCGCAGGCCGGCGAGGCCAGGAACGCCGCGCGATCGGGCGTCAGCCGGACGCCGTTGGTCGAGAACTTCACGCCGACCTGGTGGTTCACGGCGTACTCCAGCAGGTGCCAGAAGTCCGGGCGGATCGTCGGCTCGCCGCCGCCGATGTTGACGTAGAAGACCTGCATCCGCTGCAGCTCGTCGATCACCGCCTCGCACTGCTCGGTGGTCAGCTCGCGCGGGTCACGCCGGCCCGACGACGACAGGCAGTGCGCGCACTCAAGGTTGCAGGCATAGGTCAGCTCCCACGTCAGGCAGATGGGCGCGTCCAGCCCCAGCTCGAAGTGCTCGATCAGCCTCATGCGGCGACCTCCTCGCGGGAGCGGACCATATCGGAGCCGCCCAACGAGGAGAGTCAACATTTTGCGACGACAGCTCGATGCTGCACTCGGTCTACGACCAGCCCGACGCCGACGCCGTGCAGGCCCAGTTCGACCGGCTACTCGACTACGTCGAGGAGAAGCTGCCAGCCGTCTTCACCCACCTCGACGCCGCTCGCGAAGACATCCTCGCCTTCACCAAGTACCCCCAAGGACCTCTGGACCCAGATCTGGTCCAACAACCCCACCGAGCGACTCCACAAGGAGATCCGGCGACGCACCGACGCCGTCGGCATCTTCCCGACCCGTGAGTCGATCGTGCGACTGGTCGGGGCCGTGCTGGCCGAGCAGACCGACGAATGGGCCGAAGGCCGCCGCTACCTCGGACTCGACGTCCTGGCCCGCTCCCGCATGAGCCTCGCGCCCCCACCGAACCCGAGATAGGAGCTGACGACCTGCCCGCACTGACCGCCTGACCCACCAGCAAGGAGCACGCAGCCCTACACCACTATCTGGCACTTGACCCCGAGAAGTGCTCGGGGCTGATGCACGGTTAGGTGACACGGTTAGTCACGCGGCCTGAGGGGCCTCGTGGTTGATGATTGTCTCGA
It contains:
- the mftC gene encoding mycofactocin radical SAM maturase (MftC is a radical SAM/SPASM enzyme that catalyzes the first two steps in biosynthesis of the electron carrier mycofactocin from the terminal Val-Tyr dipeptide of the precursor peptide MftA.) — encoded protein: MRLIEHFELGLDAPICLTWELTYACNLECAHCLSSSGRRDPRELTTEQCEAVIDELQRMQVFYVNIGGGEPTIRPDFWHLLEYAVNHQVGVKFSTNGVRLTPDRAAFLASPACGGYVDVQISLDGATAEVNDYVRGPGSFDTAITALQNLRDAGFADAKISVVCTRQNIGQLEEFQALADEYGATLRLTRLRPSGRGADVWDELHPLPEQQRELYDWLMAKGEEVLTGDSFFHLAAFGPADGSGALPGLNLCGAGRVVCLIDPIGDVYACPFAIHEEFHAGNLLTDGGFGQVWRTSPLFADLRSPQTGGACTKCAHYDSCRGGCMAAKFFTGLPLDGPDPECVQGYGEVALGQLIEQGARTIPAASHDHSKAAPTRNQPVMLQLMTRPPVSDCAESPLAGFVP